A genomic region of Fusarium oxysporum Fo47 chromosome VI, complete sequence contains the following coding sequences:
- a CDS encoding endoglucanase I complexed with Epoxybutyl cellobiose (endoglucanase I complexed with cellobiose), producing the protein MDSNAYKNAGITTSGNKLRLQQLINNQLVSPRVYLLEENKKKYEMLHLTGTEFSFDVEMEKLPCGMNGALYLSEMPQDGGKSTSRNSKAGAYYGAGYCDAQCYVTPFINGVGNIKGQGVCCNELDIWEANSRATHIAPHPCNKPGLYGCTGDECGSSGICDKAGCGWNHNRINVTDFYGRGKQYKVDSTRKFTVTSQFVANKQGDLIELHRHYIQDNKVIESAVVNISGPPKINFINDKYCAATGANEYMRLGGTKQMGDAMSRGMVLAMSVWWSEGDFMAWLDQGVAGPCDATEGDPKNIVKVQPNPEVTFSNIRIGEIGSTSSVKAPAYPGPHRL; encoded by the exons ATGGACTCAAACGCTTACAAGAACGCTGGTATCACTACTTCTGGCAAcaagcttcgtcttcagcAGCTTATCAACAACCAGCTTGTTTCTCCTCGAGTTTATCTGcttgaggagaacaagaagaagtatGAGATGCTTCACCTCACTGGCACTGAGTTCTcttttgatgttgagatggagaagcttcCTTGTGGTATGAATGGTGCTTTGTACCTTTCTGAGATGCCCCAGGATGGTGGTAAGAGCACGAGCCGAAACAGCAAGGCTGGCGCCTACTATGGTGCTGGATACTGTGATGCCCAGTGCTACGTCACTCCTTTCATTAACGGAGTA GGCAACATCAAGGGACAGGGTGTCTGCTGTAACGAGCTCGACATCTGGGAGGCCAACTCCCGCGCAACTCACATTGCTCCTCACCCTTGCAACAAGCCCGGCCTCTACGGCTGCACAGGCGATGAGTGCGGCAGCTCCGGTATCTGCGACAAGGCCGGCTGCGGCTGGAACCACAACCGCATCAACGTGACCGACTTCTACGGCCGCGGCAAGCAGTACAAGGTCGACAGCACCCGCAAGTTCACCGTGACATCCCAGTTCGTCGCCAACAAGCAGGGCGACCTCATCGAGCTGCACCGCCACTACATCCAGGACAACAAGGTCATCGAGTCAGCTGTCGTCAACATCTCCGGCCCTCCCAAgatcaacttcatcaacgacaagtACTGCGCTGCCACTGGAGCTAACGAGTACATGCGCCTCGGCGGTACTAAGCAAATGGGCGATGCCATGTCCCGCGGAATGGTTCTCGCCATGAGCGTCTGGTGGAGCGAGGGTGATTTCATGGCCTGGTTGGATCAGGGTGTTGCTGGACCCTGTGACGCCACTGAGGGCGATCCCAAGAACATCGTCAAGGTGCAGCCCAACCCTGAAGTGACATTCAGCAACATCCGAATTGGAGAGATTGGATCTACTTCGTCGGTCAAGGCTCCTGCTTATCCTGGCCCTCACCGCTTGTAA